AATACTATCAgatggaaaaataaataggTTTCAATTGAAGGAAAAAAAACCAAGTTCAAGAggtataaattatttacaaataaccGATATTGCTGTGGAATAACTAAAGAATCCTCCTGTACAGGCTATCCCAAGGTATAATTCCACTACCTGTAGACCAAAGTGCTCTCCAACTTGTGTTGAGCATTCCACTTGTAAACGAATACCTCATGTCAGACGACCCCAATGCATATGTGACGAGGGCTACTCAGGTAATGGTTGTTTGCCACAATGTGAAAAAACAACTTGCGGTAAAAATACTGTGTGCAACAGTCCAGGATATTGTGAGTGCCTCCCGGGATACATGAGATCGACATACAATACGATGGACTGCGTTCCTGTATGTGATGAGCCGTGTGGAAAATTTCAAAGCTGTGTCGCACCGAACGTCTGTAATTGCACTACAGGATATGAGAAAGATTCACTGGGCCACTGTCATCCAATCTGTAGCAAGAGCTGTAacattaataattttcaagtGTGCGTAAAACCTAACGATTGCCAATGTGCCGAGGGTTATGCTAGGGTAGAAAACAAGTGCCAACCTCAATGTCCTCAAAAATGTGGGCTTCatcaaaaatgtgtaaaaccAGAAGTCTGCCTATGCGAAACTAACTACAAATTCGACTACCTTGGAGTCTGTCAGCCAATTTGTTTAGAGAAATGTGGCAAGAACGAAGAGTGTATAAAACCTGGAAATTGCACTTGCAAAGTTGGCTattggaaaaataataaaacggAAACGTGTGAGCCTTATTGCTCGAAAGGCTGCCCAAATTACAGTACCTGTGGCGAACCCGAAAAGTGTAAGTGTAATGATGGCTATCAGATGTCCATCTCTGGAATCTGTGAGCCCAAGTGCGATAAGTGTGGCAATCACACGTATTGCAAAGAGCCTGAAAAATGTCTTTGCCTCGATGGCTACCATCGACCAACGGTGATCACTGTCTACCCACTTGCAAAAATGAGTGTGCACCTTATGCCGAATGCACTAGCCCAAACAACTGCGATTGCCATCCTGGATACAAGAAGAACGCAACTGGTGACTGTTTACCCATATGTGCACCAGAGTGTGAGGAGTTCAGCTATTGCATCAGTCCTGGGACGTGCGCCTGCAAAGATGGTTATCAGGGCGAGGGCAATTATTGTACGCCAATCTGCAGCAACGAGTGTGAAGACAACAGCTACTGTGCCCAGCCAGAGAAATGCGAGTGTTTCCCCGGCTATAATGCCGATGATCAGGATAATCGCAACTGTTCCAGCCCGACGGCCATGTGGATACTCATATTCCTTGGCGTGGTTACAGTTATTGCTCTCATTTCGCttatttcattcattgtcTATGTTTTCACCAGATATTGTAAGAAACCCAGCTATTCTAATGAAAAAGATATCGATGTCTCAGATATGAGAAATGTGGAAATGAAGAACATTACTAAACTTTCTGTtgaaaacattatttaaaatttgattttacaCATTACAACTAATTTTACACTGAAACTAATTTTAAAGGTAAACTTCAATCACAACAAACGAAAGAAATCTAAAATGctatcaatataataataaacaaatttaaacatttatatacaaCGCAGGTCAAGGTTTATAGATTCGGTAATTTTCTTGCTCGATTTAAATTAGATTTACGAAATTTAGTTTTGATAGATCTATATACTATGTTATAATCTTTGTGATGTGAAATATTCTCTTTTTTATATCCTCTTCTTATAATACACCGcataattattgtatacaaatattgttacatttaacagaaaaaacaagtaagaaagctacagtcgagtgtactcgactgtgagatacccgctacccattttgaataaaagcaatatattttgcggtattattctcaaaatataccaaatatactgcaaaaatactaaaaatataccaaatagtatatgtggtatatcgatatagtaccgcattcaaaatataccatagacggcacaatataccagattgtcagccaaagcaactcagacccctagtaagtaggcgtttttgcccatacaaaagtatttctttaataacttcgacaatttctatttgatcgcaaccaaattttcagggatcataactactatagttattactgtatataccaaaattcgtaactctagcttacgcttgttattcgattttttttgatttgcaggggcggaagtgggcgtggcaaaaatttgaaacaaacttgatctgcgtgcaaacataacaaatgctgtcgaaaaaaattatagctctatctcttatagtctctgagatctaggtgttcatacggacagacggacagacggacggacggacagacggacatggctatatcgcttcggctgttgacgctgatcaagaatatatatactttatagggtcggagatgcctccttctacctgttacatacatttcctgccggcacaaagttataatacccttctaccctatgggtagcgggtataaaaaccaGATTAAGATAAATCAACATTTGTCTATCAAATGAAGACCGTTAAAATCTGCAAAGCattcgattttaaaatttttcggaTTAACATTTATCCAAAGGTTTTGCTGAAATTAGTGTTTAAATAAGTCGCCACGAAAGTGAATTTACTTATTTGATAGTATTCTGGTGATTTTAAccatacaaatttatttttgttttcgttgatttatttcataatGCTTTCGTTAtggaatatactaaaaacgCGTAAATGTTATAATTTATATCTTATTATATCTCAAACaactcttaaaaaaaataataaatggttTTGGCTTCTCATAAGTCATttaagtattaaattattcCTAGCTCTCTTGTATATTTAGATCTTATATGCATTACTctgcatattttatgaaaagtgCAAACAGAAttggaaatttttatttgtgttgcatGTGTCACAGCAATTCTTTCGCATAAATGTAAAAACGTTTTATAAGACTGAAAATTACCCTTTGAAAATTGAGCTTATCAGCCGGCAAAAAATACCTCTTTGACGGGTCGCAAGCATATTAACATCACTCGCCACATGGCTAGGAACTCGGGGAACTCACACCACTCGATCGAagacacaaattaaaaatgaactGGCAAATGAGTTTCCAATTGGAGCAGAAGGCAGAGAATAGGACGGACTTGAAAACATCTTATCAGCGTACAGTAGATACCGCATATAAACAAGaataaaagcagcaacagcatgtGTTTGTTGAACCCACCATGAAGCAAGACAAGACAACTTCTCCAACAAGCTGCTGATCATGATAAGTCGAGGTCCTTAACATTGAAAATGACATATGAGTTTTAATATTTCGCTTATCAACCGGtgtcatatacatatatacatacgtaaaACAAGATCTTTCATCTAATATAAAATTGtcttgtattttcatttttttatatacaacgCTGTGTAAGAAACaacctttatttttaattatattttcaaatctctctcattaatttaattccatttaatttcaCAAAGAGTTTTAATTAGCTTTCATTTGTGATTCATAACATGACTACCCTTATTCAAAGTTTTAATCAAAGATTAACTTAATACGTGAATAAGTCCAGTATGTGAAGGAAGTTATTGCGGTAGATGCCATGACGTATTTGGACTGTGGAAGTGCTTAAAAGGCTGCAGTAAAGCTCGAAATAAATCAGTTTTATATCGGACTACGATACAGCATTTTGCATGATGGCGCGGAGAAATCGTGAATTTCTCTTCCTATTTCTGATCCAGCTCTACGTGAGTATCAACAAGTGCGAGGAGGATATTTCGTGGTGTTTACCCGATACGGTTATCGAAAACATTACGAAATCTGTGACTGTGGATCACGTTCAAATATTAGTAGATGGAAAAACAAATAGGATTCAAGTGAAGGAAAAAAACCAAGTTCAAGAggtataaattatttacaaataaccGATATTGCTGTGGAATAACTAAAGAATCCTCCTGTACAGGCTATCCCAAGGTATAATTCCACTACCTGTAGACCAAAGTGCTCTCCAACTTGTGTTGAGCATTCCACTTGTAAACGAATACCTCATGTCAGACGACCCCAATGCATATGTGACGAGGGCTACTCAGGTAATGGTTGTTTGCCACAATGTGAAAAAACAACTTGTGGTAAAAATACTGTGTGCAACAGTCCAGGAAATTGTGACTGCCTCTCGGGATACGTGAGATCGACAGACAATACGACAAACTGCGTTCCTGTATGTGATAAGCCGTGTGGAAAATTTCAAAGCTGTGTCGCACCGAACGTCTGTAATTGCACTATAGGATATGAGCAAGATCCACTGGGCCACTGTCATCCAATCTGTAGCAAGAGCTGTAATATTACTAATTTTGAAGTGTGCGTAAAACCTAACGATTGCCAATGTGTCGAGGGTTATGCTAGGGTAGAAAACAAGTGCCAGCCTCAATGTCCTCAAAAATGTGGGCTTCatcaaaaatgtgtaaaaccAGAAGTCTGCCTATGCGAAACTAACTACAAATTCGACTATCTTGGAGTCTGTCAGCCAATTTGTTTAGAGAAATGTGGCAAGAACGAAGAGTGTATAAAACCTGGAAATTGCACTTGCAAAGTTGGCTattggaaaaataataaaacggAAACGTGTGAGCCTTATTGCTCGAAAGGCTGCCCAAATTACAGTACCTGTGGCGAACCCGAAAAGTGTAAGTGTAATGATGGCTATCAGATGTCCATCTCTGGAATCTGTGAGCCCAAGTGCGATAAGTGTGGCAATCACACGTATTGCAAAGAGCCTGAAAAATGTCTTTGCCTCGATGGCTACCATCGACCAACGCCAAGCAGTGATCCCTGTCTACCCACTTGCAAAAATGAGTGTGGACCTTATGCCGAATGCACCAGCCCAAACAACTGCGATTGCCATCCTGGATACAAGAAGAACGCAACTGGTGACTGTTTACCCATATGTGCACCAGAGTGTGAGGAGTTCAGCTATTGCATCAGTCCTGGGACGTGCGCCTGCAAAGATGGTTATCAGGGCGAGGGCAATTATTGTACGCCAATCTGCAGCAACGAGTGTGAAGAAAACAGCTACTGTGCCCAGCCAGAGAAATGCGAGTGTTTCCCCGGCTATAATGCCGATGATCAGGATAATCGCAACTGTTCCAGCCCGACGGCCATGTGGATACTCATATTCCTTGGCGTGGTTACAGTTATTGCTCTCATTTCGCttatttcattcattgtcTATGTTTTCATCAGATGTTGTAAGAAACCCAGCTATTCTAATGAAAAAGATATCATTGTCTCAGATATGCGAAATGTGGATTTGGGTCAAGTCGACACCAGCCCCGAAGGCATTGACAACAGCTCCTATATTTAAACTTGCAtagcatatgtatgtaaaattcAGTACATACTACAGTTCTCATCgacacaatttttattatagcAAAACTATATGTATTGCGCTATACTTACTCTTTATTCACCGCAATGATtcactaaaaaatatataaaataaaaacctcAAACAAATGTGGTGTATTGCAAttagaaatcataaattatatttattcgtaatttattttattaaataaatcacaGACTTAGCAATGGATTACACtgctataattatttataacaacTGGTTGATACTCTTGCCAAATGGTTATAATTATGTAACAAAACCCAAAGTATATAGAATTTTGCTCAAAACCGATCATTGcgttttgtaatttataatttaaaaacaatctCATAACCTTTCAGAAAGGGATTaagatttctttttgttatttgtattgCCTCTATCTTAAAGGTTTTAAAACTTTAAgataattaaaattgtcatAAATTATCATAAATGCAATCCTATAAGGTGCACGTTTTTTATCAGCATCAAAAATCAtacaaaaaccaaatataatacatacataaataataaattatcaCGGAATAATTGGTCAaaggcaaaataaattaaagtctaCAATATGTTCCAGTTACATCTACACTTAATGTTTTCAGCCTCAAACTTTTAATTTAGTGAATAGTTTTATGACTAATCAAGAAGTACAGCAAGATTAGTGAGTCAAGTGCAACCCAATAAGCGGAGATTAGAATCCAGATCATTtgctaatttaaaaaatgaaaatatcgcGAGCAGCTTCGCGAGTTCTACTTTTTCGTATATGTTTATGTTACATATggtaacatacatatgtaaatactgGTAGGTGCGTATACATTCTATGTCTGGATTATGTGCTTAGCTATATTTTCTGTTATTGCGATGCAACATACTTGCTATAATCTACAAATGGATAGCACAAATGGAgcttttttggttgttttgtCTGGTTGTcttcaaaattttccattcagttaatattaaattctaaaCCCATATGCATAAGATAAGAAAACCGacactaaaatattatatattacataaTAATTGTTTCTCGAGCATAATGCACTGATAAAATGATGAAATGCAGTCCAAGGTCGTTTCCCCTGGAAATCAAGCATATTAGTATTAAAACTGTAGAGGttagaaaaaataattttcatatatcTTCTTCAAATTATaggatttgttttttatatggCATTTATTcggaataaaataatattatattatttttaatattttacgcATCAAAAAGTCGCTCCGGCATTCCTCTACAGAATGAAGTCTTATCAAGTCGTTTTTAGCTAAACTCTCGAAACGAGAGAGCTGAGCGGATGTCTACTTACAGAAACAAGACTCGCAAACAAGACTTTATtctttagtttagtttaaaaCGCGCTATAGAGCTGTTGAAATCtagtgaaatgaaaaaaaatataattttttgtattagctttcttattttttgcaattattttgcaataattaatGCATATGGACATGTTTGCCTTAGACGAGACCAAGTAACATATATGGATGAAGAGCTTGCATATGTATCCGTGCcatacaaagaaaaaaattggTATGGACGTTATGTTGTTAAAACCAGAATGCAATTTCAGTGGGTTCCAAAGGTAAATTTACAAACCGAATCTGAAACatataagaaagctacagttgagtgtgtaTGACTGTGAGATAGCCGCTATCCAtgttaaatcaaatcaaaaaagtgcggtattaattttaaaatataccgaattaatggACTGCATAATGTGTCATAGAGTGCCAGactgtcagccaaagcaacttagACCCAAagtagtgcggtattaatttaaatatatacctAATAAATATTCTgcaaaaacactaaaaatatttcaatatacttgatatatttatatagaactacattcaaaatataacaagagGGCAAATATATCAGactgtcagccaaagcaattaagacccctagtaaccATGTACGTAGGTGTTTTTCccgatacaaaagtatttttttaataacttatacaatttttatatgattgAAAAATTTCAGGTATCATAAAGTCTACAGTTATTATTGCACAATATATCTGGACTCTAAAAAATTTCAAGAAAGTTATATCGCTATTTCTTATATTCTCTCCTTCTGtttattacatacatttcctggaggcacaaagtaataatatccttctaccgtatgggtagcgggtataacaatagtcaaaaatttaaacaaaagctAATGAATTGAAAACGGCAACTGTATTCCTGATAAATATCAATAGTCTATCTAACTTAGCCATGTCCgatgtctgtctgactgtgtAAGATTTCAGAAACTAAGAATTAGAAACATAAAAAGTGAAGTTCTTAATATACCCTGAATAAGATAAGCACAAGAAGGAATATTTGTAGAATAACGTAATAAACTGTGAattattagaaattaaaaGATTATAAAAGCATTGGACACTACTCTGTGTCAAATCGTCTCGTAGTCAAGCCGTAGTCAAGACGTAAACAGAGTGAGTAAGTTGTAACTTCCGGAACTGAATATGAGTAATGCGCAATTGCGTCTGTTTATATCCGATATATGTATTCATTCGCACATTTTTTCTTGCAgctcaaatataaatttcaaaacacTTATTATTGCTGTGAAGAATTTGAATACATTGAAAAAACGTGTCCCGAGCATAGTTATTGCTCAAGCTCATATGCCAAATGTGTATGCTATGATGGCTATTCTGGAGATGACTGCACGTTGATCGATTGCGATAATTGCGGGACGAACATGCACTGCTACTCGCCCAATAAGTGTGAATGCAACACAGGTTACCACAAGATCTATGACGACGATGTCGATTGTGTACCCGAATGCAACCCGCGATGTGGAGCTCATAGCTTCTGCTCCTCGCCCAACAACTGCGAGTGTGAAGTGGGCTACAAGGCAGTTGTGAACGGATACAACTCAACCGATTGTCGTCCAATCTGTGCTGAGGAATGTGCGCCACACAGCAGTTGCACTGCGCCTGgtaaatgtgaatgtgatGAGGGTTGGCATATGACGGATGGCAAATGCCAGCCAATCTGCAGTTTGAGCTGCCAGGAGCACAGCATTTGTAAGGCACCGGAATTCTGTGAATGTGTCGAGGGCTATCAGCAGAGGGAACCAGATGTCTGTGTCCCAAGCTGTCCCAAGGGATGCGCCGCCTTTGCTAGGTGTGTGTCGCCCAACCAATGTGAATGCTACGATGGCTATGAGATCAGTGCGGAATCAGCGCAAGAGTGTGTACCAAAGTGTATGCAAGGCTGTCCAAATGGTCGATGCATTGCACCTGAAAAGTGTGCCTGCAACTCTGGCTACCTAATGGGCCCCCAAAACAGCTGCGAGCCCCAATGCAGCCCTGCCTGCCAACACGGAATCTGCACTGGTCCCGACACCTGTGAGTGTGAAGCTGGCTATCGGTTCGCTGCGAACTCTCAGCATATTTGTGAGCCGATCTGTGAGCCAAGTTGCCAAAATGCCGCCTGTTTAGCACCCCAGATCTGCATCTGTGATGTGCACTACGAAATGGACATGTCTGCACCTGGGCACGTCTGCAAGCCGAGCTGCCAATTGGAGTGTGTGAATGGCACATGTGTGTCGCCCGATGTGTGCGGCTGCTTGCCGGGATACACTGGTCCAACTGTCGAGGGTAACTCCTCCATTTGCCGACCTCACTGCAGCGGGGGTTGTGAAAACGGTGTCTGCACTGCACCCGACacttgtgtgtgctttgctgGCTACGAGAGCAGCTCGCAGGGATGTCAACGAGTCACGACTACCACTACTTCTACCACTTCCATCTCCACCACAATCAGCGATACGCCTCCCTCTGATACTACCGAAGATCTATCCGAATATTGTTCGAGCAGCTGCAAATGTTGGACTGAACAATCAACTGAGAACGGTGTTAACACCTCGGGCAAGTGCTTCAGCAAGTGCATGGATGACTTTGAGAAGGCATGCTTGCATCCCTCCAAGTGTCGCTGCAATAAGTCAACAGGACAGCTACACTGTGACGTCGATGGCTCCAGTGAACTGCGAACGTTTTTCTGTTCAGAGATTAGTCCAAAAGATGATTTGTCCTCGAAGGAAGCTGCCTTAAACGCTTCGACGTCCGACCAAAGCGCTATCAACTGGCAGACAATCCTAGTTTGGTGTGTTGCCATAACCGTCCTCTTGGCAATGATCTCGACTGTCGCCTATCTCTATCTTAGGCATGAGAGCCAACAACCTGCACTTTACTCTGGCATCAATGGCAGATTTGAGAATGTGCAGTAAGCAAttgcttaattaaatattattatacataaaaataacatgTATTTTATAACTGTTTTATTTACTGCAAGTTTAACACTAATAAATCATACGTTATCCTGTAATTGTTTTAGTCTCCTTAAACAGGCACACATATCGTCGAGTGCTCGTGGTATGTGAAGCCGGGATCGCAGATGCATCGATTCCGGCTCACGCAGATTCCATTATTGCATTTCCTGGAggatatataaaatataattaattatatgtatataatagtctaataaattaattttgatgataattaaataaatttagaacGTCATCGTTAGTAAAACTCTTAGACTACTGAGCATATGCTTTTCCATTTAactttcaatattatttgtaacAGCTGTGATAGAATAAAGCAATATGTAACAAACCTTTAGCAAGCAATTATAGAATTTTGGGATTAGATGACTTAAGCAAAACTAGATTGGTAGACTCAGACTTCGAAAGCTAgataattaacaaattatatacattagggaatattttttaagttctcattcttaaaattgtatttactaGCCCGAAATGTGAAAATGTATGCCAGACATTTAAATTAGCAAAATGGAAATTAGTTTTCTTCCTATTGCAGTTGTAATTCTTGTCAATATACTGTGTTGTCCGATTAGTATATGACTTAAATGATTGTCTGTGCTTAGCGAATACTCACTGATAGCAATCGGTCTGGCAGACGCCATCCTTGAGCGTGTAGCCCGCTCCGCAGTCGCAGATGTTGTTGTCCCGGCAAAGGCCTCCAATGCCACAGTCGGGATCACAGACGGGCTGGCAGCCATTATTGTCGGTCAGCTGATAGCCCTTGGCACAGCTGCAGGTCTCCGGCTCGGTGCAATTGTGGCGtccgttgttgctgcagccgctgctgcagaTGGGACGACAGAAGCGACGCGTTTCGTCCAACGTATAGCCCGGATCGCATTGGCAACTGCCGTCAAGGAAACAACGACCATTCTGACAGCCCAACGGGCAGGCAAAGACACAGTCTCCATTATCGTTCTTCACGAATCCCTCGAAGCAATCGCACTCGCCGGGCATACGACAAACACCGTTCAGGCAGCCACAAATCGGACGACAAACAGTAACGCCGAGATGCCGTATGGCAATGGTGCCGGTGCAACAGACCTCAATGTTGGCCAGCTTGTTGGCCATATCTGATGATATGATATTTGCCAACGGATACTTTGACACCATATCGACCCTAAGCAGAGTATAACATAAATATCACATCTAAAGTGTAGGACTCGTACTTACGGCACCCAAATGCGGCACCTGTGATGCTCACGATCCGTGACTGACTCGTGAGCACGCACCAAGTACTCACGACTCAGCGGCTGCTGTTGGTCATTGTCCACTTGGTTGTAGTTTCCGCCTGGTCGCTGATAAGGCGTCTGTAGGGGCAGCTGCTGCCTATTGCCGTTGCTGCCACCTGAATAGTATCGAGATTCTTGTCCCGCTCCTCGCCGATTGTCATAACGCTGCTCGTACTCCGAGTAGCTGGTCACATTCAGAGCAATGCTGGCCAGGCACAGCATTATCATTAGCCACTGACAATGCAAATTCAGTGAGCACATTTCCACATACCAATCTGAACACAGTTGTTGCTCGCGAATCACTCGCTAAATTCAAACTAAATTCTCATGTTCCGCTGCTGTTCCACTGCCCTAATAATTCCGAAAGCCGCTTATCAGTTGTTTTCTGTTCCACAGTCGAAGCATTTCGGAAATacttactatatacatattttacatATGCCTCGATCCTCTCAGTAAACAACCTTGCGAAAGCCGAGAAGTAGTTTTTTTGAGTAAGTACAGAGACCgcaatttacttatttaatagtcatagtatttattttttatttttgatagcGATATATTTACGAtttgttttgaaaaatatatttgtttctcaattgttaattattagTACAATTAGTACAACGCATTacaatgattatttattactacgcagaaaataaaactaaaattaattcGAAGTGCACACTAAATTGCCTAATTTCTATTCAATCTTCAATGCAAtgatttttatatgaaatttgaGGAATATTACTACAAAACTATGGCAAcatattaacaattttatttattaatttttttgttatcatcCTGCAAATACAACTTAGAGATGGAAAACTATGCcgttatttaatatttctttattctgacaaattgtatattttatattttaattatttttatttcaaatgaaattatttctaCAAATcgatttctttatttatttatttttttttaagtcatttggattttttgtaattaagaattttctataaattgcCAGATATATATCCAAGATTGATGTTTCAAACTTTTTCCTTACATCTCATAAGATGCAAGTCTTCTCctataatatatagtaatgtacataaaataaaataagaaacatATTTCGAAATTTGATGTCTTCAAACTTCTTCACATAGTCTTCTCTTAAtttccgtctctctctctctctctctctctctctctctctctctctctctctctctctctctctctctctctctctctctctctcgctctgtccaTCTCTTATTCTGTCACTATTTCGAATTCTTCTCCTCTCCTCACAGGCAGAATGTTGAAGTACTCTTAATTCCAGTGGTACGCAGCGTCTCGCTAATAatgctttaattaaaagccCGTCCTCTTATCGCTGCTTTCCTCCCAGAGCAACGATTAGGCGCTGACCCGTTTCTCTAACTTGCCAGTCGCCGGAACAACAGTAAACAACTGCGAGTTGAATGTTGCAGAGCGGCAAAGATGCGTACAGTATTAGTAGTGTTCCGGATTGCGGCGATCGTGCCCAGGAGAATGGTTTTTGCTTGCCAAGCGGTCGCTGTCAATGCTTCAATGACTATCGAAACAACAATGTGTGCCCACCTGTCCGTTGGGCTTTCCCTATGGCACTTGTAGATGCGACAAGGGCTTCGAGCTGGACGGCTCGAATGCGAATGCTTTCCCAACTACAAAAAGCGTGAAAATCGCTCATCCTGTGAAAGCTATTGTTATTTGTGAGTTTAAAATAACATACTATAACTTAACAGTGTAGTGTAGAGCTGCTTGCCTTTAGATATATTAAGCGCTAGGCAACATTCAGGTTAATGTAATAGTTTAGAAATGAATATAGAACCACCTACGTTtagataaaataaatttcctAGTAACAGGCACACATATTGTGGATTGCTCGTGGTATGTAAAACCGGGATCGCAGATGCATCGATTGCGGCTCACGCAGATTCCATTATTGCATTTTCTGGAggaaatatgaaatagaataaattgtatataatcGCTTactaaaatttttttgataGTAAAACTCTTAGACTATTGAAAATTGGCTTTATCATTTAActttcaataatatttgtaaCGATAGATAGACCTAAAGCTATATCTGGCAAGCCTTTAGAAAGCATTTCTAGAATTTTGGGATTATTTGACCTAGGCAAAAGTAGATTGTTAGACTCAAACTGcggcataaataaataaacaagaaataatatactttagggaatacttttatttttaacaaatggACACCATttgaaaacaagtaaaaaagctagtGTACTCGACTTTCAAGTCGAGACACTACCAGCTacgcatttttaataaaactgtattccacaaatatactaaaactataccccaaaaatactaaaatatacaaaataatataccgatatacgttcaaaatatacctgaCTGTCAGTCAAAGCATCTAAACCCCGATTGAAGTAGGATTTTTATACCCAGTACTAATAGGGTAGAAGtgtattacaactttgtgccggcaggaaatgtatgtaacaggtggAAGGAGGCATCTGCGACAccttaaagtatatatattttcttgatcagccgagacgtccgtctgtccgtatgaaacactggatctcagagacatAAAGACCAAAGTTTAACGTGAGAGCCTGTCA
This DNA window, taken from Drosophila nasuta strain 15112-1781.00 chromosome 2L, ASM2355853v1, whole genome shotgun sequence, encodes the following:
- the LOC132788072 gene encoding epidermal growth factor-like protein; protein product: MCSLNLHCQWLMIMLCLASIALNVTSYSEYEQRYDNRRGAGQESRYYSGGSNGNRQQLPLQTPYQRPGGNYNQVDNDQQQPLSREYLVRAHESVTDREHHRCRIWVPVDMVSKYPLANIISSDMANKLANIEVCCTGTIAIRHLGVTVCRPICGCLNGVCRMPGECDCFEGFVKNDNGDCVFACPLGCQNGRCFLDGSCQCDPGYTLDETRRFCRPICSSGCSNNGRHNCTEPETCSCAKGYQLTDNNGCQPVCDPDCGIGGLCRDNNICDCGAGYTLKDGVCQTDCYQKCNNGICVSRNRCICDPGFTYHEHSTICVPV
- the LOC132785052 gene encoding platelet endothelial aggregation receptor 1-like; its protein translation is MSLPRWLPSTNGDHCLPTCKNECAPYAECTSPNNCDCHPGYKKNATGDCLPICAPECEEFSYCISPGTCACKDGYQGEGNYCTPICSNECEDNSYCAQPEKCECFPGYNADDQDNRNCSSPTAMWILIFLGVVTVIALISLISFIVYVFTRYCKKPSYSNEKDIDVSDMRNYVKEVIAVDAMTFISDYDTAFCMMARRNREFLFLFLIQLYVSINKCEEDISWCLPDTVIENITKSVTVDHVQILVDGKTNRIQVKEKNQVQEAIPRYNSTTCRPKCSPTCVEHSTCKRIPHVRRPQCICDEGYSGNGCLPQCEKTTCGKNTVCNSPGNCDCLSGYVRSTDNTTNCVPVCDKPCGKFQSCVAPNVCNCTIGYEQDPLGHCHPICSKSCNITNFEVCVKPNDCQCVEGYARVENKCQPQCPQKCGLHQKCVKPEVCLCETNYKFDYLGVCQPICLEKCGKNEECIKPGNCTCKVGYWKNNKTETCEPYCSKGCPNYSTCGEPEKCKCNDGYQMSISGICEPKCDKCGNHTYCKEPEKCLCLDGYHRPTPSSDPCLPTCKNECGPYAECTSPNNCDCHPGYKKNATGDCLPICAPECEEFSYCISPGTCACKDGYQGEGNYCTPICSNECEENSYCAQPEKCECFPGYNADDQDNRNCSSPTAMWILIFLGVVTVIALISLISFIVYVFIRCCKKPSYSNEKDIIVSDMRNVDLGQVDTSPEGIDNSSYI
- the LOC132788063 gene encoding tenascin, yielding MKKNIIFCISFLIFCNYFAIINAYGHVCLRRDQVTYMDEELAYVSVPYKEKNWYGRYVVKTRMQFQWVPKLKYKFQNTYYCCEEFEYIEKTCPEHSYCSSSYAKCVCYDGYSGDDCTLIDCDNCGTNMHCYSPNKCECNTGYHKIYDDDVDCVPECNPRCGAHSFCSSPNNCECEVGYKAVVNGYNSTDCRPICAEECAPHSSCTAPGKCECDEGWHMTDGKCQPICSLSCQEHSICKAPEFCECVEGYQQREPDVCVPSCPKGCAAFARCVSPNQCECYDGYEISAESAQECVPKCMQGCPNGRCIAPEKCACNSGYLMGPQNSCEPQCSPACQHGICTGPDTCECEAGYRFAANSQHICEPICEPSCQNAACLAPQICICDVHYEMDMSAPGHVCKPSCQLECVNGTCVSPDVCGCLPGYTGPTVEGNSSICRPHCSGGCENGVCTAPDTCVCFAGYESSSQGCQRVTTTTTSTTSISTTISDTPPSDTTEDLSEYCSSSCKCWTEQSTENGVNTSGKCFSKCMDDFEKACLHPSKCRCNKSTGQLHCDVDGSSELRTFFCSEISPKDDLSSKEAALNASTSDQSAINWQTILVWCVAITVLLAMISTVAYLYLRHESQQPALYSGINGRFENVQ